A genome region from Eurosta solidaginis isolate ZX-2024a chromosome 2, ASM4086904v1, whole genome shotgun sequence includes the following:
- the LOC137242250 gene encoding probable ubiquitin carboxyl-terminal hydrolase FAF — protein sequence MLDLLYSFSDDELQREAKPEGWNDYIDGIVKSARVLASRLPEQEDFIRDLEMFRLKMILRLLHVSSFNGKMNALNEINIVLSSYSTSYTQQQHCMPDGEMDWLTAEQLYQTF from the exons ATGCTGGATTTGTTATATAGTTTCTCTGATGATGAATTGCAGCGTGAAGCCAAACCGGAGGGGTGGAACGATTATATTGATGGTATTGTAAAGTCGGCACGCGTGTTAGCAAGTCGTTTGCCTGAACAAGAGGATTTCATACGTGATCTGGAAATGTTTCGTCTCAAAATGATATTGCGCTTATTACACGTATCTAGCTTCAATGGTAAAATGAATGCGCTAAATGAAATCAATATAGTGCTAAGCTCATATTCAACATCgtacacacaacaacaacattgtatgCCCGATGGTGAAATGGATTGGTTGACAGCAGAGC AATTATATCAAACTTTCTGA